The Streptomyces sp. NBC_01275 genome has a segment encoding these proteins:
- a CDS encoding helix-turn-helix domain-containing protein — MSDLDLLTQSLARNVKHWRAVRGFTLDVLAARAAVSRGMLIQIEQARTNPSIGTVVKIGDALGVSVTTLLDYEQGPKVRIVPAERAVRLWHTEAGSYNRLLAGAEAPGPLEMWDWRLMPGESSSSEPHPAGTVELVHVTAGELTLTVDGEDHRVPAGASASFEANVPHLYGNRGDVPMEMVMAVSVPPVQ; from the coding sequence GTGTCGGACCTCGACCTGCTGACCCAGTCCCTGGCGCGCAACGTCAAGCACTGGCGTGCGGTGCGCGGCTTCACCCTGGACGTGCTCGCCGCCCGGGCCGCCGTCAGCCGGGGCATGCTCATCCAGATCGAGCAGGCCCGCACCAATCCGAGCATCGGCACGGTCGTCAAGATCGGCGACGCCCTCGGCGTCAGCGTCACCACCCTGCTCGACTACGAGCAGGGTCCGAAGGTCCGGATCGTCCCCGCCGAGCGGGCCGTACGGCTGTGGCACACCGAGGCCGGCAGCTACAACCGGCTCCTCGCCGGCGCCGAGGCCCCCGGACCGCTGGAGATGTGGGACTGGCGGCTGATGCCGGGCGAGAGCAGCTCCTCCGAGCCCCACCCCGCAGGCACCGTCGAGCTGGTCCATGTCACGGCAGGCGAGCTGACCCTCACCGTGGACGGCGAGGACCACCGAGTCCCGGCCGGCGCGAGCGCCTCCTTCGAGGCCAACGTCCCTCATCTGTACGGCAATCGCGGCGACGTGCCGATGGAGATGGTGATGGCCGTCTCGGTGCCGCCCGTGCAGTGA
- a CDS encoding YbaK/EbsC family protein produces the protein MRAPLGDFDTATPAPDCLDDLIGPVADAVRHWSGSVPADQIVHVDTDPQWADTAVFVEHYGQELLERSANCVVVAGKRGGETTLAACVVLSTTRVDVNGVVRRQLGARKASFASMDTATGETGMEYGGITPIGLPGAWPVLVDSAVVDLPYVLVGSGRRRGKLLVPGKAFAELPGAVVLEGLGV, from the coding sequence ATGCGCGCACCCCTCGGAGACTTCGACACCGCCACGCCCGCCCCCGACTGCCTCGACGACCTGATCGGCCCGGTCGCCGACGCCGTACGCCACTGGAGCGGCAGCGTGCCCGCCGACCAGATCGTCCACGTGGACACCGACCCGCAGTGGGCCGACACGGCCGTCTTCGTGGAGCACTACGGGCAGGAACTGCTGGAGCGGTCCGCGAACTGCGTCGTCGTCGCCGGCAAGCGGGGCGGCGAGACCACCCTCGCCGCGTGCGTCGTACTGTCCACCACCAGGGTCGACGTCAACGGCGTCGTTCGCCGCCAACTCGGCGCGCGCAAGGCCTCGTTCGCCTCGATGGACACGGCGACGGGCGAGACCGGCATGGAGTACGGCGGCATCACGCCGATCGGACTCCCGGGCGCCTGGCCGGTGTTGGTGGACTCGGCCGTCGTCGACCTGCCCTACGTCCTGGTGGGCAGCGGGCGTCGGCGCGGGAAGCTCCTGGTGCCGGGCAAGGCGTTCGCCGAACTCCCGGGCGCGGTGGTGTTGGAGGGGCTGGGCGTCTGA
- a CDS encoding gamma carbonic anhydrase family protein encodes MTQKALIVGIGGREPKVDEEAFVAPTASVIGDVTLEAGASVWYGAVVRGDVERITVRRDANVQDNVTLHADPGFPVTIGERVSVGHNAVVHGATVGDDCLIGMGATVLNGAVIGAGSLIAAQALVPQGMEVPPGSLVAGVPAKVKRELTEEERQGVTLNGTLYADLAKAHREIHD; translated from the coding sequence ATGACGCAGAAGGCGCTGATCGTGGGCATCGGCGGCAGGGAACCGAAGGTCGACGAGGAGGCGTTCGTGGCGCCGACGGCCTCGGTGATCGGGGACGTGACCCTGGAGGCGGGCGCGAGCGTCTGGTACGGCGCGGTGGTGCGCGGCGACGTCGAGCGGATCACCGTCCGGCGCGACGCCAACGTCCAGGACAACGTGACGCTCCATGCCGACCCCGGGTTTCCCGTGACCATCGGCGAGCGGGTGTCCGTCGGTCACAACGCCGTGGTGCACGGGGCGACCGTCGGGGACGACTGTCTGATCGGGATGGGCGCGACCGTGCTCAACGGGGCCGTGATCGGGGCGGGATCGCTGATCGCCGCGCAGGCCCTGGTGCCGCAGGGGATGGAGGTGCCGCCCGGGTCACTGGTGGCCGGCGTTCCCGCGAAGGTGAAGCGGGAGCTGACCGAGGAGGAGCGACAGGGAGTCACGCTGAACGGCACCCTGTACGCGGACCTGGCCAAAGCACACCGTGAAATCCACGATTAG
- the tuf gene encoding elongation factor Tu, with product MPKTAYVRTKPHLNIGTMGHVDHGKTTLTAAITKVLAERGAGGATRYVSFDRIDRAPEEAARGITINIAHVEYETDTRHYAHVDMPGHADYVKNMVTGAAQLDGAILVVSALDGIMPQTAEHVLLARQVGVDHIVVALNKADAGDEELSDLVELEVRDLLTAHGYGGDAAPVVRVSGLKALEGDPRWTASIDALLDAVDTYVPLPERYLDKPFLLSVENVLTITGRGTVVTGAIERGTVRVGDRVDVLGADVETVVTGVETFGKPMEEAQAGDSVALLLRGVPRDAVRRGHVVAAPDSLRPSRRFAAEVYVLSAREGGRTTPVNSGYRPQFYIRTADVVGDVDLGGVALVRPGQRARMTVELGREVPLEPGLGFAIREGGRTVGAGTVTEVL from the coding sequence ATGCCCAAGACCGCCTACGTGCGCACCAAGCCGCATCTGAACATCGGCACCATGGGTCACGTCGACCACGGCAAGACCACCCTGACCGCCGCCATCACCAAGGTCCTCGCCGAGCGGGGCGCCGGCGGCGCCACCCGATACGTTTCGTTCGACCGCATCGACCGCGCCCCGGAGGAGGCCGCGCGCGGCATCACCATCAACATCGCGCACGTCGAATACGAGACCGACACCCGGCACTATGCGCACGTCGACATGCCCGGCCACGCCGACTACGTCAAGAACATGGTCACCGGCGCCGCGCAGCTGGACGGCGCGATCCTCGTCGTCTCCGCGCTCGACGGGATCATGCCGCAGACCGCCGAACACGTCCTGCTGGCCCGGCAGGTGGGGGTCGACCACATCGTGGTCGCGCTCAACAAGGCCGACGCCGGCGACGAGGAGCTCAGCGACCTCGTCGAGCTGGAGGTCCGCGACCTGCTCACCGCGCACGGCTACGGCGGCGACGCCGCGCCCGTCGTACGGGTCTCGGGGCTCAAGGCCCTGGAGGGCGACCCGCGGTGGACCGCGTCGATCGACGCGCTGCTCGACGCGGTGGACACCTACGTGCCCCTCCCCGAGCGGTATCTGGACAAGCCGTTCCTGCTGTCCGTGGAGAACGTGCTCACCATCACCGGCCGGGGGACCGTCGTCACCGGGGCGATCGAGCGCGGCACGGTACGGGTCGGCGACCGGGTCGACGTGCTGGGGGCCGACGTCGAGACGGTCGTCACCGGCGTGGAGACCTTCGGCAAGCCGATGGAGGAGGCGCAGGCCGGGGACAGCGTGGCGCTGCTGCTGCGCGGGGTGCCGCGGGACGCCGTCCGGCGGGGGCACGTGGTCGCCGCGCCGGACAGCCTGCGCCCCAGCCGCCGGTTCGCCGCCGAGGTGTACGTGCTGTCGGCGCGGGAGGGCGGGCGTACGACGCCCGTCAACTCCGGGTACCGGCCCCAGTTCTACATCCGTACGGCCGATGTCGTCGGGGACGTGGACCTGGGGGGCGTCGCCCTGGTGCGGCCCGGGCAGCGGGCGCGGATGACCGTCGAGCTGGGCCGTGAGGTCCCGTTGGAGCCGGGTCTGGGCTTCGCGATCCGCGAGGGCGGCCGGACCGTCGGGGCGGGAACCGTGACGGAGGTGCTGTGA
- the galU gene encoding UTP--glucose-1-phosphate uridylyltransferase GalU yields the protein MILMSAPHSARSVRKAVVPAAGLGTRFLPATKATPKEMLPVVDKPAIQYVVEEAAAAGLDDVLMVTGRHKRAIEDHFDHAFELEQTLAAKGDTVRLDAVRDPARLADIHHIRQGDPLGLGHAVLCARHHVGDQPFAVLLGDDLIDPRETLLSRMLEVRDRYAGSVVALMEVPPEQVHLYGCAAVEPSGEDGVVRVTGLVEKPAREDAPSRYAVIGRYVLDPAVFDVLERTEPGRGGEIQLTDALQQLATGGTVHGVIFSGRRYDTGDKADYLRTVVRLACDRPDLGPEFITWLKQFVTELENGTGDGGGEEEGERAAA from the coding sequence ATGATCCTTATGAGCGCCCCCCACTCCGCACGCAGTGTCCGCAAAGCAGTCGTCCCGGCCGCCGGCCTCGGCACACGCTTCCTGCCCGCGACGAAGGCGACCCCGAAGGAGATGCTGCCGGTCGTCGACAAACCGGCCATCCAATACGTCGTCGAGGAGGCCGCCGCGGCCGGTCTGGACGACGTCCTGATGGTCACCGGCCGCCACAAGCGGGCCATCGAGGACCACTTCGACCACGCCTTCGAACTGGAGCAGACCCTCGCGGCCAAGGGCGACACCGTACGACTGGACGCGGTGCGCGACCCGGCCCGGCTCGCCGACATCCACCACATCCGCCAGGGCGACCCGCTCGGGCTCGGCCACGCCGTCCTGTGCGCCCGCCACCACGTCGGCGACCAGCCGTTCGCCGTCCTGCTGGGCGACGACCTGATCGACCCGCGCGAGACCCTGCTGAGCCGGATGCTCGAAGTGCGCGACCGGTACGCCGGCAGCGTGGTCGCCCTGATGGAGGTCCCGCCGGAGCAGGTCCACCTCTACGGCTGCGCGGCGGTGGAGCCGTCCGGCGAGGACGGCGTCGTACGCGTCACGGGTCTCGTGGAGAAGCCCGCCCGCGAGGACGCGCCCAGCCGGTACGCGGTCATCGGACGCTATGTCCTCGACCCGGCCGTCTTCGACGTCCTGGAGCGCACCGAGCCCGGCCGCGGCGGCGAGATCCAGCTCACCGACGCCCTGCAGCAGCTCGCGACGGGCGGCACGGTCCACGGCGTGATCTTCTCCGGCCGCCGCTACGACACCGGCGACAAGGCCGACTACCTGCGCACCGTCGTCCGCCTGGCCTGTGACCGCCCCGACCTGGGCCCGGAATTCATCACCTGGCTCAAGCAGTTCGTGACGGAACTGGAGAACGGGACCGGGGACGGCGGAGGAGAAGAGGAAGGGGAGCGGGCGGCGGCCTGA
- a CDS encoding spermidine synthase — protein MPDVDRDRAWLLTVDGAPQSYVDLDEPTYLEFEYARRLGHVLDTVAEAGRPLDVLHLGGGALTLPRYVAATRPGSRQDVVEADGGLLDLVVEHLPVPPDAGIALHAADARAWLETAPDASADVLVADVFGGSRIPAHLTSLAYAREAGRVLRGDGAYLANLADAAPFAFLRSQLANLAAVFEELMLIAEPAVLRGRRFGNAVLVAAHRPLDVTSLARRTASDAFPARVEHGPGLRRLIGDARPVRDEDAVPSPVPPEGAFGIG, from the coding sequence ATGCCCGACGTCGATCGGGATCGGGCCTGGCTGCTGACGGTCGACGGCGCGCCGCAGTCGTACGTCGACCTCGACGAGCCCACGTACCTGGAGTTCGAGTACGCGCGCCGCCTCGGGCACGTCCTGGACACCGTCGCCGAGGCGGGGCGCCCGCTGGACGTGCTGCACCTCGGGGGCGGGGCGCTCACCCTGCCGCGGTACGTGGCCGCGACCCGGCCGGGCTCCCGGCAGGACGTCGTCGAGGCCGACGGCGGCCTGCTGGACCTGGTCGTCGAGCACCTACCGGTCCCGCCGGACGCCGGCATCGCGCTGCACGCCGCCGACGCCCGGGCCTGGCTGGAGACGGCCCCGGACGCCTCGGCCGACGTGCTCGTCGCCGACGTCTTCGGCGGCTCCCGGATCCCCGCCCACCTGACCTCCCTCGCCTACGCCCGGGAGGCCGGACGGGTCCTGCGCGGCGACGGCGCGTACCTCGCGAACCTGGCCGACGCGGCGCCGTTCGCCTTCCTGCGCTCCCAGCTCGCGAACCTCGCCGCGGTGTTCGAGGAGCTGATGCTCATCGCCGAACCGGCCGTCCTGCGCGGCCGCCGCTTCGGCAACGCGGTCCTCGTGGCCGCGCACCGGCCGCTCGACGTGACCTCCCTGGCCCGCCGCACCGCCTCCGACGCGTTCCCGGCCCGGGTGGAGCACGGGCCCGGCCTACGGCGCCTCATCGGCGACGCCCGCCCGGTGCGCGACGAGGACGCCGTACCGTCGCCCGTGCCGCCGGAGGGGGCCTTCGGCATCGGCTGA
- a CDS encoding RICIN domain-containing protein: MQSPNPPRPPYPPRPGWTTGDSDSHLAARLASGDGSGRAVALLLARHWRAADDYATVCLATDSDSVRLVAAAAFHEVFGRLAEGRTGGALRPQLLVAVRDMVREWAGADGVSGVLPELRKTVGGRGLRAARPTTAERRQLAERAFQFLPAASQCLLWHTEVEAEPISVPAGLLGVDTTTAAAGLEQAREQFRAGCVRAHRELAPTSECRFYNRLLDVPLRRGGTLLPDVRQHLAQCRFCRHAAEQLSHFDDGLDALLAETVLGWGARRYLDSRPGRAVSADAAGRSAKGRSTEGHPTDGHPTDGHPTGARRLVAVGGRHRTTSAGLLDLPGRRPKAVLVGVGLTSLALLATVLVARSWSDDNGGPDPRATWGEPAGGANEVGAPGGSGAPSSASAARPAEVAGGRLRSTDAGLCLDVAGGRAESGAAAVLAACSSAASQQWSYQDDGLVRSAAAPTLCLAADPDHKTVALAGCVVHSGEAFFDLTVRGELLLRRDGGLAVAPGEGRSRSDVVVTERDGSARQRWEFDASAETKGAPGRSAPSGPPGLPGLPGVLGLPGPPGQESTDPPAPPGESVLPQSPKSPAPPLSREDAAHPPSPGLAPPAPEAETRVAQVDHQRPDPAEQPAAPAAVRDALPGTAAVLRDVVTGATGLLGR, encoded by the coding sequence GTGCAATCCCCGAACCCCCCACGCCCGCCCTACCCGCCGCGCCCCGGATGGACCACCGGGGATTCCGACTCCCATCTCGCCGCCCGACTGGCCTCGGGAGACGGAAGCGGCCGCGCGGTCGCCCTGCTGCTCGCCCGGCACTGGCGGGCGGCCGACGACTACGCGACCGTCTGCCTGGCCACCGACTCGGACTCGGTGCGGCTCGTGGCCGCAGCCGCGTTCCACGAGGTGTTCGGTCGACTGGCCGAGGGGCGCACCGGCGGCGCGCTGCGCCCCCAACTCCTCGTCGCCGTACGGGACATGGTCCGGGAATGGGCCGGCGCGGACGGAGTTTCCGGCGTCCTGCCGGAGTTGCGCAAAACCGTCGGCGGCCGAGGACTGCGCGCCGCGCGGCCCACTACGGCCGAAAGGCGGCAACTCGCCGAACGCGCTTTCCAGTTCCTTCCCGCCGCCTCTCAATGCCTCTTGTGGCACACGGAGGTGGAGGCCGAACCCATATCCGTACCGGCCGGTCTGCTGGGCGTGGACACTACGACCGCGGCGGCCGGTCTGGAACAGGCCCGGGAGCAATTCCGGGCGGGCTGTGTGCGCGCCCACCGGGAACTCGCGCCGACGAGCGAATGCCGTTTCTACAACCGTCTCCTCGACGTTCCCCTGCGCCGCGGCGGAACGCTGCTGCCCGATGTCCGTCAGCATCTCGCGCAGTGCCGCTTCTGCCGGCACGCCGCCGAACAGCTCAGCCATTTCGACGACGGACTGGACGCGCTGCTCGCCGAGACCGTGCTCGGCTGGGGCGCCCGCCGCTATCTGGACTCGCGCCCCGGACGCGCCGTCTCCGCCGACGCGGCAGGCCGCTCTGCGAAGGGCCGCTCCACGGAGGGCCATCCCACGGACGGCCACCCCACGGACGGCCACCCCACGGGCGCGCGCCGGCTCGTCGCCGTCGGCGGCCGTCACCGCACCACCTCGGCCGGTCTGCTCGATCTGCCGGGCAGGCGTCCCAAGGCGGTGCTCGTGGGCGTCGGCCTGACCTCCCTCGCCCTGCTCGCCACCGTCCTCGTGGCCAGGAGCTGGTCCGACGACAACGGCGGCCCCGACCCCCGGGCCACCTGGGGCGAGCCGGCCGGGGGCGCGAACGAGGTCGGCGCCCCGGGCGGCTCCGGCGCCCCGTCGTCCGCCTCCGCCGCCCGCCCCGCCGAGGTCGCCGGGGGCAGGCTGCGCAGCACGGACGCGGGACTCTGCCTCGACGTCGCCGGGGGCAGGGCCGAGTCCGGTGCGGCGGCCGTCCTCGCGGCGTGCTCGTCGGCCGCGTCGCAGCAGTGGTCGTACCAGGACGACGGGCTGGTGCGCAGCGCCGCCGCCCCGACGCTCTGCCTGGCCGCCGACCCGGACCACAAGACGGTCGCCCTGGCCGGGTGCGTGGTGCACTCCGGCGAGGCCTTCTTCGACCTGACCGTGCGGGGCGAGCTCCTGCTGCGCCGGGACGGCGGCTTGGCCGTCGCCCCCGGTGAGGGCCGGTCCCGGAGCGACGTCGTCGTCACGGAACGGGACGGTTCCGCGAGGCAGCGGTGGGAGTTCGACGCGTCGGCCGAGACGAAGGGCGCGCCCGGACGATCGGCTCCGTCCGGACCGCCGGGTCTGCCGGGTCTGCCGGGAGTGCTGGGGCTGCCGGGTCCGCCCGGGCAGGAGTCCACGGATCCGCCCGCGCCGCCCGGGGAATCGGTCCTCCCACAGTCCCCGAAGTCCCCGGCTCCGCCGCTGTCCCGGGAGGACGCGGCACACCCGCCGTCCCCCGGACTGGCCCCGCCCGCGCCGGAGGCCGAGACGAGGGTCGCCCAGGTGGACCATCAGCGGCCGGACCCGGCCGAGCAGCCGGCGGCCCCGGCCGCGGTCCGCGACGCCCTTCCCGGCACGGCCGCCGTCCTGCGCGACGTCGTCACGGGGGCGACCGGACTCCTCGGCCGCTGA
- a CDS encoding MFS transporter: MTSAADPRHPLRPRLRRPVWASRNYSLLTAAAFVTSLGSQGALIAAAFAVLESGGDGGDVGLVAAARTLPLVLFLLIGGAVADRLPRHRVMVTANALNFLSQGAFAALVLLGEPRLWQMMLLTALGGTGQAFFSPAAEGMLMSSVEGEQAGRAFAVFRMAMQGAAVGGAALGGAMVAVIGPGWVLAADAAAFAVAGSLRSFLDVSHIPRREPGGGLLADLREGWVEVSGRPWLWRIVLQFSVANAVVAAADAVYGPLVARDHLGGAGPWGLALGFFGAGTVAGALLMTHWKPRRLLLAGTLCVFPLALPSAALAVPVPIGVLCAVMFLTGVTLEVFGVSWMTALHQEIPEHKLSRVSAYDWFGSVSLVPLTTALAGPAEDAFGRTPSLWGCTVLVVLVTAAVLCVPDVRDLTRRTKPVARRTPTGDTDRGSKDTETDTAADTEADRGLVG, from the coding sequence GTGACCTCAGCCGCCGACCCCCGCCACCCCCTGCGCCCGCGCCTGCGCAGACCCGTCTGGGCGAGCCGCAACTACAGCCTGCTGACCGCCGCCGCGTTCGTGACGAGCCTCGGCAGCCAGGGCGCGCTCATCGCCGCCGCGTTCGCCGTCCTGGAATCGGGCGGCGACGGCGGCGACGTGGGTCTGGTCGCGGCGGCCCGCACGCTGCCGCTGGTGCTGTTCCTGCTGATCGGCGGCGCGGTCGCCGACCGGCTGCCACGGCACCGGGTAATGGTCACGGCCAACGCCCTCAACTTCCTTTCGCAGGGCGCCTTCGCCGCCCTCGTGCTGCTCGGCGAGCCCCGGCTCTGGCAGATGATGCTGCTGACCGCGCTCGGCGGCACCGGCCAGGCGTTCTTCTCCCCCGCGGCCGAGGGCATGCTGATGTCCTCGGTCGAGGGCGAACAGGCCGGCCGGGCGTTCGCGGTGTTCCGGATGGCGATGCAGGGCGCGGCCGTCGGCGGCGCGGCCCTGGGCGGCGCGATGGTCGCCGTGATCGGCCCCGGCTGGGTCCTCGCGGCGGACGCGGCGGCCTTCGCGGTCGCCGGGTCGCTGCGGTCGTTCCTCGACGTCAGCCATATCCCGCGGCGCGAGCCGGGCGGCGGACTGCTCGCCGATCTCCGGGAGGGCTGGGTCGAGGTCAGCGGCCGGCCCTGGCTGTGGCGCATCGTCCTGCAGTTCTCGGTCGCGAACGCCGTGGTGGCCGCCGCGGACGCGGTCTACGGCCCGCTCGTCGCCCGGGACCACCTCGGCGGGGCGGGCCCCTGGGGTCTCGCCCTGGGCTTCTTCGGCGCGGGCACGGTGGCCGGCGCGCTGCTGATGACCCACTGGAAGCCCCGCCGGCTGCTGCTCGCCGGCACCCTCTGCGTCTTCCCGCTGGCCCTTCCCTCCGCAGCGCTCGCCGTGCCGGTCCCGATCGGCGTCCTGTGCGCGGTGATGTTCCTGACCGGCGTCACCCTGGAGGTGTTCGGCGTGTCCTGGATGACCGCGCTCCACCAGGAGATACCCGAGCACAAGCTCTCCCGCGTCTCCGCCTACGACTGGTTCGGCTCGGTGTCCCTGGTCCCGCTGACCACCGCGCTCGCCGGTCCCGCCGAGGACGCCTTCGGGCGGACCCCGTCCCTGTGGGGCTGCACCGTGCTGGTCGTCCTCGTGACGGCGGCGGTCCTGTGCGTACCGGACGTACGCGATCTGACGCGCCGCACGAAGCCGGTCGCCCGGCGGACGCCGACGGGGGACACGGACCGGGGCTCGAAGGACACGGAAACGGACACGGCCGCCGACACGGAGGCGGACCGAGGACTGGTGGGGTAG
- a CDS encoding DedA family protein, with the protein MHVQEWLDSVPAAAVYAVVGLVIGLESLGIPLPGEIILISAALLSSHHGGINPVVLGAVASGGAVIGDSIGYAIGRKGGRPLLAWLGRKFPRHFSEGHIATAERSFKKWGMWAVFFGRFVALLRIFAGPLAGVLHMPYWKFLIANVLGGIVWAGGTTAVIYYVGVVAESWLKRFSYLGLVVALLIGVASFLIVKRKAKRAAVEPEVETVGAAE; encoded by the coding sequence GTGCATGTCCAGGAGTGGCTCGACTCGGTGCCTGCGGCCGCGGTCTACGCCGTGGTCGGACTCGTCATCGGACTGGAGAGCCTCGGCATTCCGCTGCCGGGCGAGATCATCCTGATCTCGGCCGCGCTGCTGTCCTCCCACCACGGGGGCATCAACCCCGTGGTCCTCGGCGCGGTCGCCTCCGGCGGCGCGGTGATCGGCGACTCCATCGGCTACGCGATCGGCCGCAAGGGCGGACGCCCGCTGCTGGCCTGGCTCGGCAGGAAATTCCCTCGGCACTTCAGCGAGGGGCATATCGCCACCGCGGAGAGGTCCTTCAAGAAGTGGGGCATGTGGGCCGTCTTCTTCGGCCGGTTCGTCGCCCTGCTGCGCATCTTCGCCGGCCCGCTCGCGGGCGTCCTGCACATGCCGTACTGGAAGTTCCTCATCGCCAACGTCCTCGGCGGGATCGTCTGGGCGGGCGGTACGACGGCCGTCATCTACTACGTGGGCGTGGTCGCGGAGTCCTGGCTGAAGAGGTTCTCGTACCTGGGGCTGGTGGTGGCGCTGCTGATCGGCGTCGCGTCCTTCTTGATCGTCAAGCGCAAGGCGAAGCGCGCCGCGGTGGAGCCCGAAGTGGAGACCGTAGGGGCTGCCGAGTAG
- a CDS encoding DUF4442 domain-containing protein: MSIGEMLAATVPMARTLNLEFLEAGPDKAVVALPDQGEFHNHVGGPHAGAMFTLGESASGAIVLAAFGDQLARAVPLAVGAEIAYRKLAMGTVTATATLGRPAAEVVAQLDAGERPEFPVAIEIRRGDGAVTGEMTVTWTLRPNG; the protein is encoded by the coding sequence ATGTCCATCGGCGAGATGCTCGCCGCCACGGTGCCCATGGCCCGGACCCTGAACCTCGAGTTCCTGGAAGCGGGGCCGGACAAGGCCGTGGTCGCCCTGCCGGACCAGGGCGAGTTCCACAACCACGTGGGCGGGCCGCACGCCGGGGCGATGTTCACGCTGGGCGAGTCCGCGAGCGGCGCGATCGTGCTCGCCGCGTTCGGGGACCAGCTCGCGCGCGCCGTGCCGCTCGCCGTCGGCGCCGAGATCGCCTACCGGAAGCTGGCGATGGGCACGGTCACCGCCACCGCGACCCTGGGCCGCCCGGCCGCCGAGGTCGTCGCCCAGCTCGACGCGGGGGAGCGGCCCGAGTTCCCGGTGGCGATCGAGATCCGCCGCGGCGACGGCGCGGTGACCGGCGAGATGACGGTCACCTGGACGCTGCGCCCCAACGGCTGA
- a CDS encoding DMT family transporter, translated as MTALFALATSLLWGLADFGGGLLTRRAPALTVVVVSQAIATVVLGVIVVATGGWSEAGPRLWFAVGAGLVGPVALLSFYKALALGPMGVVSPLATLGVAVPVSVGLFLGERPGLLQLAGIAIAVVGVILAGGPQLRCARVQRQAVLLTLVAALGFGTVFALITEASTTVTGLFLALFVQRVTNVAVGGAALYAAVRRGTPALPQGGLALASLPAFAFVGLADVAANGTYAVAAQHGPVTVAAVLASLYPVVTALAARGFLRERLRAVQAAGAGLALVGTLLLATG; from the coding sequence GTGACAGCACTTTTCGCCCTGGCCACCAGCCTCCTGTGGGGTCTGGCCGACTTCGGCGGCGGGCTGCTGACGCGCCGGGCCCCCGCCCTGACGGTCGTCGTGGTCTCGCAGGCGATCGCGACGGTCGTCCTCGGCGTGATCGTCGTCGCCACCGGCGGCTGGAGCGAGGCCGGGCCCCGGCTGTGGTTCGCGGTCGGGGCCGGACTGGTGGGCCCGGTCGCCCTGCTCTCCTTCTACAAAGCGCTGGCGCTCGGTCCCATGGGGGTCGTCTCCCCGCTGGCCACCCTGGGCGTGGCCGTGCCGGTCTCGGTCGGTCTCTTCCTGGGCGAGCGGCCCGGGCTCCTCCAGCTCGCGGGCATCGCGATCGCCGTCGTCGGGGTGATCCTGGCGGGCGGCCCGCAGCTCAGGTGCGCGCGGGTGCAGCGGCAGGCGGTGCTCCTCACGCTGGTCGCGGCGCTCGGCTTCGGCACGGTGTTCGCCCTGATCACCGAGGCCTCCACCACCGTCACCGGCCTGTTCCTCGCCCTGTTCGTCCAGCGCGTGACCAACGTGGCGGTCGGCGGCGCCGCCCTGTACGCCGCCGTCCGGCGCGGGACGCCCGCACTCCCCCAGGGCGGCCTCGCCCTGGCCTCGCTGCCGGCGTTCGCCTTCGTCGGGCTGGCCGACGTGGCCGCCAACGGCACCTACGCGGTCGCCGCCCAGCACGGCCCGGTCACCGTCGCCGCCGTACTCGCCTCGCTCTACCCGGTGGTGACCGCGCTGGCCGCGCGCGGGTTCCTGCGGGAGCGGCTGCGCGCGGTCCAGGCGGCGGGCGCGGGCCTCGCCCTGGTCGGCACGCTGCTGCTGGCGACGGGCTGA
- a CDS encoding acyltransferase: MPKRRNTFSSWRGRLTQRAVHAGWAWVQRTGSVTAERPGRLRFGSMGTGTRLAFPLGTVFGEPWIHLGAHCIVGEQVTLTAGLMPDLDLGPDPILRIGDGVVLGRGSHVIADTTVTIGSDCYFGPYVYVTSTNHSYDDPHEPIGKQWPRMEPVEIGPGCWIGTGAVILPGARIGRNVVVAAGAVVRGTVPDHAVVAGAPARVVRRWTPAEGWQPPLRTPAPVPIPDGVTPDQLVALSGLDEESVERLARLEPES; this comes from the coding sequence GTGCCGAAGCGCAGGAACACGTTCTCATCATGGCGGGGCCGCCTCACCCAGCGCGCGGTCCACGCGGGCTGGGCCTGGGTGCAGCGCACCGGCTCCGTCACCGCCGAGCGCCCCGGCCGCCTCCGCTTCGGCTCGATGGGAACCGGCACCCGTCTCGCCTTCCCGCTCGGCACGGTCTTCGGCGAGCCCTGGATCCATCTCGGCGCGCACTGCATCGTCGGCGAACAGGTCACCCTCACGGCGGGCCTGATGCCCGACCTCGACCTCGGCCCGGACCCGATCCTGCGCATCGGCGACGGCGTCGTCCTCGGCCGCGGCAGCCATGTCATCGCCGACACGACGGTCACCATCGGCAGCGACTGCTACTTCGGGCCGTACGTCTATGTGACGTCCACGAACCACTCCTACGACGATCCGCACGAGCCCATCGGCAAGCAGTGGCCGCGGATGGAGCCGGTGGAGATCGGCCCGGGGTGCTGGATCGGCACGGGCGCGGTGATCCTGCCCGGCGCGCGGATCGGACGCAACGTCGTGGTCGCCGCCGGCGCCGTGGTGCGCGGCACGGTGCCCGACCACGCCGTCGTCGCGGGCGCGCCCGCCCGGGTCGTACGACGCTGGACCCCCGCCGAGGGCTGGCAGCCGCCGTTGCGCACCCCGGCGCCGGTGCCGATACCGGACGGGGTCACCCCGGATCAGCTGGTCGCGCTGTCGGGGCTGGACGAGGAGTCGGTGGAGCGGCTGGCCCGGCTGGAGCCGGAGAGCTGA